Proteins encoded in a region of the Deefgea piscis genome:
- a CDS encoding arsenate-mycothiol transferase ArsC, whose amino-acid sequence MKPYSVLFICSDNAIRSPIAEAIMNHFFADRFIAYSAGSNAQAELHPLTIATLQHFGLTPPSQPKSWNTFLLAGAPEMDFIFTLDDCATNEACPTWPGGPLIAHWNVEDPSLRYQEIDRRKAFHDVFLFIKHRIDLLAALPMEKLAHLALQHHVQQIGQSTPAR is encoded by the coding sequence TTGAAACCTTATTCCGTCTTATTTATCTGCAGCGACAATGCGATTCGCAGTCCCATCGCCGAAGCGATCATGAATCATTTTTTCGCCGATCGATTTATTGCCTATAGCGCAGGCAGCAATGCGCAGGCCGAGCTACATCCCTTGACCATCGCGACATTGCAGCACTTTGGCCTCACGCCGCCAAGCCAACCCAAAAGCTGGAATACTTTTTTACTGGCTGGCGCGCCAGAAATGGATTTTATTTTTACGCTAGATGACTGCGCCACCAACGAAGCCTGTCCAACTTGGCCCGGCGGACCGTTAATCGCGCATTGGAATGTGGAAGACCCTAGTTTGCGCTACCAAGAAATAGATCGCCGCAAAGCGTTTCATGATGTGTTTTTATTTATCAAACATCGAATTGATTTATTGGCCGCACTACCGATGGAAAAGTTAGCGCATTTAGCGTTGCAACATCACGTACAGCAAATCGGCCAAAGCACGCCAGCGCGCTAA
- a CDS encoding BON domain-containing protein produces MKKVCLLVTLLGAALLSTACSSTAEKVAAPAAPAVKPAAPAVKPAADAVAVANHVKKALDADPTLKPFDLQVKGANDKKDPTKVDVTIVGVVEIGEQMAQAGMIAEQVKGVQFVINNIEPKN; encoded by the coding sequence ATGAAAAAAGTATGCCTGCTTGTTACGCTGCTAGGTGCTGCATTGTTGTCGACCGCGTGTAGCTCAACTGCTGAAAAAGTAGCAGCGCCTGCCGCACCAGCCGTGAAGCCTGCCGCACCAGCCGTGAAGCCTGCAGCGGATGCCGTTGCGGTTGCCAATCACGTTAAAAAAGCCCTTGATGCCGATCCAACTTTGAAGCCATTTGATTTGCAAGTGAAAGGCGCCAACGATAAAAAAGACCCTACTAAAGTCGATGTGACGATTGTTGGCGTGGTTGAAATCGGTGAGCAAATGGCGCAAGCCGGCATGATTGCTGAGCAAGTGAAAGGCGTGCAATTTGTGATTAACAATATTGAGCCAAAAAACTAA
- the nudC gene encoding NAD(+) diphosphatase, with the protein MLPTAFTAVHQQDRYLDPSAIVIALHGNTLIFCSQTLASASELAALTPPHTLLCIGQLEQQKIQLALWDAATPLPTALSTMDLRASFDLLGETLWALACRASQIATFYRTHRFCGLCGAPTLVLEHEIACECSACQHRVWPRLSPAVMVLIQRGREVLLARSPHFRSGMYSAVAGFVEPGESLEQCAHREVREEVGVEITNLRWFASQSWAFPHSLMLAFFADYVSGEIVCQADEIEDARWFSPDDLPLLPSASSIAYRLLQAGLAANP; encoded by the coding sequence ATGTTGCCCACGGCATTCACAGCAGTCCATCAACAAGATAGGTATCTTGATCCAAGCGCTATTGTTATTGCGCTGCATGGCAATACCTTAATTTTTTGTTCGCAAACTTTAGCTTCAGCCAGCGAGCTCGCCGCGCTGACTCCGCCACATACCTTGCTGTGTATTGGCCAGCTGGAACAACAAAAAATACAACTGGCCTTATGGGATGCCGCCACGCCATTACCGACAGCGCTAAGCACAATGGATTTACGCGCCAGCTTTGATTTACTCGGTGAAACGCTGTGGGCGCTAGCGTGTCGCGCCAGCCAGATTGCGACTTTTTATCGCACGCATCGCTTTTGCGGTCTGTGTGGTGCACCAACCTTAGTACTTGAACATGAAATCGCCTGCGAATGCAGCGCTTGTCAGCATCGGGTTTGGCCGCGCTTATCACCAGCCGTGATGGTGTTGATTCAACGTGGCCGCGAGGTATTGTTGGCGCGCTCGCCGCACTTTCGCAGCGGGATGTATAGCGCAGTCGCTGGATTTGTTGAGCCCGGCGAAAGCCTAGAACAATGCGCGCATCGTGAAGTGCGCGAAGAAGTCGGCGTAGAAATCACCAATTTGCGTTGGTTTGCCAGCCAAAGCTGGGCGTTTCCGCACTCTTTGATGCTGGCTTTTTTTGCCGATTACGTTTCTGGTGAGATTGTTTGCCAAGCCGATGAAATCGAAGACGCGCGCTGGTTTAGCCCTGATGATTTACCACTTCTGCCCAGCGCCAGCAGTATTGCTTATCGCCTATTGCAAGCGGGGCTCGCTGCCAATCCATAA
- a CDS encoding benzoate/H(+) symporter BenE family transporter, with protein MSVWRDSSVSAVVAGLVTVLVGFTSSAVIVFQAAQALGASPAEIASWMWALGLAMGLSCIGLSLRYRVPVVTAWSTPGAALLVTSAAGVTMPEAIGAFMVSGVLILLMGITGWFERAMQRIPLGIASAMLAGVLLRFGLGAFSALQTELVLASSMLLTYLLLRRFWPRYAIVGVLLCGILVAAWRGLLHLEGIELTLATPIWTTPELSWSSIASVALPLFMVTMASQNVPGVTVLRANGYTPPISPLISSTGLLTVLLAPFGAFAINLAAITAAICMGKDAHEDASKRYIAAMAAGVFYLLIGVFGATVVAVFAAFPKELVLVVAGLALMNIIGSGLALAMRDEKQREAAMITFLVTASGLSLFGIGSAFWGLVAGVLAALVLHKK; from the coding sequence ATGTCGGTGTGGCGAGATAGTTCAGTTTCTGCAGTCGTGGCGGGCTTGGTTACGGTCTTGGTCGGCTTTACTAGCTCGGCAGTGATTGTGTTTCAAGCGGCGCAGGCTTTGGGCGCTAGTCCCGCAGAAATCGCCTCATGGATGTGGGCTTTGGGCTTGGCAATGGGGCTGAGCTGCATCGGTTTATCGCTGCGTTATCGTGTGCCGGTGGTGACGGCATGGTCAACGCCGGGGGCGGCGTTACTGGTGACCAGCGCGGCGGGCGTTACCATGCCCGAAGCGATTGGGGCGTTTATGGTTTCCGGCGTGCTCATCTTGCTGATGGGCATCACCGGTTGGTTTGAGCGCGCGATGCAGCGGATTCCATTGGGCATTGCTTCGGCGATGTTGGCGGGGGTGCTATTACGCTTTGGCTTGGGGGCATTTAGTGCTTTGCAAACCGAGTTGGTTTTGGCCAGCAGTATGTTGCTGACGTATTTGCTGTTGCGTCGATTTTGGCCTCGTTATGCCATTGTTGGGGTATTGCTCTGTGGGATATTAGTGGCTGCGTGGCGCGGGCTATTACATCTAGAGGGTATTGAGCTAACCTTGGCGACGCCGATTTGGACCACGCCAGAGTTGAGTTGGAGCAGTATTGCCAGTGTGGCATTGCCCTTATTTATGGTGACGATGGCCTCGCAAAATGTGCCCGGGGTGACGGTATTGCGCGCCAATGGCTATACACCACCGATTTCTCCGCTGATTAGCAGTACGGGTTTGCTGACCGTGTTACTCGCGCCATTTGGTGCGTTTGCGATTAATTTGGCGGCGATTACTGCGGCCATTTGCATGGGGAAAGACGCGCATGAAGACGCGAGCAAACGCTATATTGCGGCGATGGCCGCTGGGGTGTTTTATCTGCTGATTGGCGTATTTGGCGCAACAGTGGTCGCGGTATTTGCTGCTTTTCCCAAAGAGCTGGTGCTGGTGGTGGCTGGCTTGGCATTGATGAATATCATCGGCAGCGGTTTGGCACTGGCGATGCGCGATGAAAAACAGCGCGAAGCGGCGATGATCACTTTTTTGGTCACCGCTTCGGGCCTGAGCTTATTTGGTATTGGCTCGGCCTTTTGGGGCTTGGTCGCCGGCGTACTTGCGGCGCTGGTGCTGCATAAAAAATAA